A region of Oncorhynchus keta strain PuntledgeMale-10-30-2019 unplaced genomic scaffold, Oket_V2 Un_scaffold_8240_pilon_pilon, whole genome shotgun sequence DNA encodes the following proteins:
- the LOC127929553 gene encoding zinc finger protein 239-like, whose translation TPQETPAEIHRKKPHHCSDCGKSFTSSTELKIHHRIHTGEKPYSCTDCLKRFSQLGNLTKHQLTHTGEKPYHCSDCERTFSTSQRLKLHQRTHTGEKPHHCSDCGKSLTSSSELIIHQRTHTGERPYGCDQCGKRFTQSSNLTVHKRIHTGEKPYRCSNCGLSFTTSSYLITHQRTHTGEKPYSCDQCGKSFTQPSHLIVHQRIHTGEKPYHCSDCGKGFVRSSHLKSHQRTHTGEKPHHCSECGKSFALLDILIVHQRTHTGEKPYHCPDCGKRCTTSSNLISHKRTHTGEKPYHCSDCGTSCSTSSNLAVHQRIHTGEKPYGCDQCDKRYSHSSSLIKHQKIHSGDPQSVE comes from the coding sequence AACACCTCAAGAAACCCCAGCGGAGATCCACAGGAAGAAACCTCaccactgctctgactgtgggaagagtttcaccTCTTCAACAGAACTTAAAATACACCACAGAATCcatacaggagagaaaccttatagctgcaCTGACTGTTTGAAGAGATTTTCTCAACTAGGGAACCTGACAAAACACCAgttgacacacacaggagagaagccttaccactgctctgactgtgAGAGGACCTTTTCAACATCACAGCGTTTAAAGCTGCACCAGCGAAcgcacactggagagaagcctcaCCACTGCTCAGACTGTGGGAAAAGCTTAACCTCCTCAAGTGAACTGAttatacaccagagaacacatacAGGAGAGAGGCCATATGGCTGTGATCAATGCGGGAAGCGATTCACTCAGTCATCAAACCTGACTGTCCACAAGAgaatacacactggagagaagccttatcgCTGCTCCAACTGTGGATTGAGCTTTACTACCTCAAGCTATCTGAtaacacaccagagaacacatacaggagagaagccttatagctgtgatcaatgtgggaagagttttactcagccAAGTCACCTGATTgtacaccagagaatacacaccgGAGAaaaaccttaccactgctccGACTGTGGGAAGGGTTTTGTTAGATCATCACATTTAAAAtctcaccagagaacacacacaggagagaagcctcacCACTGCTctgaatgtgggaagagttttgcttTATTAGACATACTGATAGTACATCAGAGAACCCACACTGGTGAAAAGCCTTACCACTGCCCAGACTGTGGGAAGAGATGTACTACCTCAAGTAACCTGATATCACACAAGAGAACCCACACCGGAGAGAAaccttaccactgctctgactgcGGGACGAGTTGTTCTACCTCAAGCAACCTGGCAgtacaccagagaatacacactggagagaagccttatggCTGTGATCAGTGTGACAAGAGATACTCTCATTCAAGTTCTCTGAttaaacatcagaaaatacaCTCAGGAGATCCACAGAGTGTAGAATGA